ATATTATGTTGGATCGTTCCCGAACCAGGCTTTAATCCTGCACTTACAGTATTAGTAAATGTAATAGGATATCCCTGATCATCCGCAACATTAAAACTAAATAGACTCATGTCAGATAATGCGCCAGGAATAGTTAGGCTTACATTTATAGTTCCATGCAGCCCTGTAAGAGGCCATTTGGAAAACACGATATCGTAGGAGCCTGTATTCCCAGCTTGAATCGAAAGATGCGAAGCAGAAAATTTTGCAAGACCGCTTCCACCCCCGCTAATTCCCAAAGCCGCCAATAGCTCGCTACTACTAGTACTACTATTATTTTGCTGAGCGGCTTCTTCTGTCTGTTGGTATGTTAAGGCGGCGCCACAATTTAATGCAGCAAGGATGGCTACAAGGAGACTAGCTTTTTTAAAAAGAAATACCATTGTCGATTTATTAACACTGATTATTAAATTCAAATTTCGCATCCCTTTGAGAAGAGAATAACATGAGTAATACTCTTCTCAAGTCCGTTTTTCTAATTTCAAAATAAAGTATAGAAATTTCTTGAATAGATCTATTAAGATCTCCCATGAACGAGGGAGGTCTTAATAGATTAGATAGAATTATACAAATCCTTATCTATCCCTATCCTTCGGAGAATCCTTAACGTGAATCACCTTGGTCGCAAAGATTACCTTATACACTTCCTTCTTAGAAAGGCTGGATTCCTGCTTTTGACCGTTTGAATCGTCTATCTCTAATTTCAGAGAGTCTACATCTTGGCCGATGACTCGAGCCTCCATGATCTTTCCGGTTCTTAAGATAATCGTACTATAATTCTTGCCTGCATGTTCTGCTGGACTTGTCTTCTCTAAATATTTACGAAGACCTTCTTCCAATTCTTTTTCGGTCTTAGCGAATAATTCTTGGCGCGCCCTTTCTCTTTCATCTTCGAAGAACTTGTCGTAATCATCCTTATGCACAAAACGAGTGCCTAGATCACATTCCGAAACATATACACGATAGAATACTACAGAAGAGAAGAATCCTGTTACCAGATTCAGTCCGCCTTGCCACCAATTGACTTTATTCTCCGAAAAGTATACGATCCCTGGTTTTTGATCAAACTTAGGTTGTTCATTCAGATTTAATAATCCGTAGAATACGAACCAACGAGTATAAGGCTGCAATTCAGAACATGGTTTACTGCCTGATGCCAAACCCAACTTATCAGGCTCGGAGAACTCGACTCGCTTATCAAGAGTGCAATGAGAAAAAGAGAATAATAAAAAAGTGATTAATAAAAAGAGAGAATAGGCTTTTTGCTTAATAACGTTTGGCAACATAAGTCATGTTCAAAACCAAACAATTCAGGCTGCAAATCATTTTCCTACTTGGCGATTTTTTTTGGACTGGAATAGGAAACTTTATGATTCTTTCCACTAGAAGAAGCGATCGGCCAGGCAAGGTTCTTCTTAGCAGGTTTCTCTTTTAGTAATCTTACGATAAAGTAACAAGGAAAGACAATCGCTAAGAATAAGAACAAATAACGGGGCAACAAGCTTTCTAATATCGATTCTCTAAAGATCCCGATAGACCTTGCCTCATTTTCTGGAACCTTATTTCTATAATCTGGACCGTATTCGTACGCATATACCTTCAATTTTAAACCACGCCAGACTCTCTCGATAGGATTCAATCTACTTTCAAACGCAGATTCAGAACTCATACGATCCAATTTCAGAACACTTCCTAACATAGCGCTGATCAGAAAGATACAAAACGGTATACCTACAAGAAGTAGAAAGAGAGAAGAAGGTCGCGAAGACTTTGTACTCACTTGAACGAGTGATTTCTTATATTTTTTATGATGATGTTTCATTCGAGTCTTCTTGGATGAGATGTTTGCTTTT
This genomic window from Leptospira semungkisensis contains:
- a CDS encoding LIC_13076 family protein; the protein is MLPNVIKQKAYSLFLLITFLLFSFSHCTLDKRVEFSEPDKLGLASGSKPCSELQPYTRWFVFYGLLNLNEQPKFDQKPGIVYFSENKVNWWQGGLNLVTGFFSSVVFYRVYVSECDLGTRFVHKDDYDKFFEDERERARQELFAKTEKELEEGLRKYLEKTSPAEHAGKNYSTIILRTGKIMEARVIGQDVDSLKLEIDDSNGQKQESSLSKKEVYKVIFATKVIHVKDSPKDRDR